A segment of the Candidatus Peregrinibacteria bacterium genome:
CTGTATATAGTGCGGAAACTATCGAAAAAATCGTTCAACTTGCAGAAAAATACGGACTTATGATAATAGCTGATGAAGTTTATTTTAGAATGGTTTACAACGGTCATGAACATGCTCATATCACAGAGATCGCACACAATCGTGTACCATTAATAGTTATGCGTGGAATGTCAAAAGATGTGCCTTGGCCGGGAGGTAGGTGTGGATGGTTAGAATTCCATAACACTCATTTGGATCCTTCATACAAAGCTTACTGTGAAAGTGTGAAAAAACGTATTTTGATGGAGGTGTGTTCGGTAACTATGCCGCAAATGGTTGCACCAAAAGTCTATGATCATCCGGACTATGAAGCATGGATTTCAAACTATAATTCTGAACTTGAAACAAATGGTAACTTCATTGCGGAAACTTTGAGCGCCGTCCCATATCTCAAAGTAAATCGCACAAATGGAGCTTTTTATATGATGCCGTTATTCAAAGATGGAGTGTTAAATAATTCTCAAACTCTTCCAATTGAAAACGATGAAGTTAGAAAATATATAGAATCAGAAGTCAGCGCGGAAGGATTCCCACTTGATAAAAGATTCTGCTACTTTGTGCTCGCTTCGACAGGAATTTGCGTAGTTCCTGCAAGTGGATTTTTTAGTCTTTGTCCTGGATTCCGTCTCACAACTCTTGACCGCGACCCGGTACGCGCAAAGCAAACGTACGAAACTCTTGTCAGAGTGGTAAAGGAGTATGTAGAATCCAGTGCGAGTTAATCGAGCACTTATTTTATGTATTATGAGTTTTGAAATTTACACAGACGGAAGCTGTATAGGGAATCCAGGGCCGGGAGGTTGGGCTTTTATCGTTATTGATAAAAATGCAAAAGATGATGATGGGTCAACTTCTGGCGTGGTGCATCATGAGAGCGGTTATGACAAAGCTACGACAAACAACCGTATGGAGATGATGGCGATTATAAAGGCGCTTGAATATGGGGTGAAAAAAAAATGGGATAAGATAAAAATTCATTCAGACTCAAATTTGCTCGTGAGTACGATAAATCTAGGTTGGAAGAAAAAAGCAAACCTTGATCTATGGCTTGAGATGGAAAAACTTCTCAGCAAGATAAAGATAGATATAAGCTGGGTAAAAGCTCATGACAAAAACATTTATAACAACATGGTCGATGAGCTAGCATTCAACGCAGCAAGTAAAAAATAAGATATAATGCTGTGGAAGATGCATTTGTGCGCACTTGTCCCGCCATGGCGGTGACGCACAAAGGTGAATACGTCACAGAATGGCACTTGAGTCAAAAATTTCTGCGCAGAAAAAAATGACAATACGAGGCGATTGTTGTGGGACGGCAGTTTATTATGCTCTTTGAAATTTTCTTGGAGAAAGAATCTGTTGATCCATGAAATTATTTAAACTCAGCGATTCGCTCCTCCAGAGCTTCTTTTGATTGGTATCCGACTACTTTGCCAACGATTTCTCCTCCTTTGAAAAATACGACAGTTGGAATACTCATAACTTGGTATTTTTGTGGAGTTTCTTCATTTGCATCGATATCCATTTTCCCTATAACAATGTCATTCATTTCTTCTGCTATCTCTTCAACGTGAGGAGCCATCATTTGGCAAGGCCCACACCAGGTCGCAAAGAAATCAACAACAACTAATTTATCGCTTTTTAATACAGTTTCTTTGAAATTTGCATCTGTGAAAGTTGCTTCAGCCATATATCTATTTTAAATACTAATACAAATAAGATTATAACAGTCATGCTTGAGTAGTACAAGTCTGCTTACTGAGCGTCGATTGAGGGAAGTCACTAATTGTGATAGAATAATAAGATTATATATTTAGGTATTTTCAATGAAAATAGGTTCAAAATACATACTTACAGGGATTTTACTCACATTATTGGTGGCTATGTCGCAAATATTTGTTGAAAAAGGTGAATATATAAATACAACTAATGATTTTATTTCTGATAATGGATTCTCTGTTGGTACGATAAAAGTTGAGGAAACTCATCATTTACCTGAGAGATTGTCTGCGAGCTTAGATGGCGGAGGCTCCATAGCTTATGAGAGTTATGATACATTTTTATCTGTTTGGATGGGGGCAGAGGTTCCTTTTCATGCGTTAACTGTCTCTTGGAAAGAAGAGGCTTCGGATGGGACAACTGCAGATATTTGGGTTCGTACGAAGCATATAGATGGTAGTACTTCAGAGTGGATAAAAGTTGAAAAAGATATTGATGCACAGAGTAATCAGGAGATAGAAGCGGTTGATGAGAAAGGTGCGCATAAATATTATTCATTCTTGAGAACCGCAATGTCTTTGCAGATACAGTACAAGGTTGAGTCTTCGACAAAGGACACAAATATAACTCCGGTTATTTCAGAGGTTGAGTTTACTTATATTGATGCGGCGCGAAGCGCCGCAAATGAGGACTCCAATCAAGACCTTGTCGCTTCTTTGCAAATAATGCCATCCGGTACGGATGTAAAAATAATCTCAAGGTCGCAGTGGGGTGCAAACGAAGATTTGAGGCTTTTCAAAGGCATGGGCAAGCCAAAGCAGATTGACGTAAGCGAAGAGATAACTTCAAACTTCGGAGATGAAATCAAGCTTCAAAAAGAGATTAAACAAAATTCAAATGGGCAACTTTTCACTTGGCCTATTCAATATCCGCAGAGTGATATTAAGGCGATATTTGTGCATCACACTGCTTCACAAGAAGATGCTATGGAGGATTCATATGCAGCAATGCGTGCAATTTATTATTATCATACTGTAACTCGAGGTTGGGGCGATATTGGCTACAATTATCTTATCGATGAAGATGGTAGGATTTTTGAAGGGAGATATGGTGGGGACAAAGTTATAGGAGCTCATACTGCGAATTTTAATGTTGGGACTGTCGGAGTCGCAATGATTGGAAATTATCAAGAGAATGAAATAAATGGTGGGGCGGTCGAAGGACTTGTAAGACTTCTGACGAGCCTTACGGAAAAATACAAACTCGATCCTATTGCGATTTTGAAGCTTCGAGGGAAAAATGTTAATGTCATTTCAGGTCACCGCGATGCGGGTAAAACTGTATGTCCCGGAGAGCATGTCTATGAAAAATTGGTTTCTATAAGGCAACTTATAAAAAATGAACTTGAGGTAAGGGGTACGTACAAGGGTGTAATATCAACTGTCCGTGCTGCGAATGGAATTGATTTTGATGATATTGATAACAGGGGGTTCGTGATTATCGGTCCCGAAGAGATAAAGACAATTTCATTTAGATTGAGAAATACCGGATCCAAATCATGGGGTAGAAACACGACTTTGGTTTATCGAAATGGCGATCATAATATAGCTGGGTTTGATGAGGTGGTAGCGAGGCTCAAAGAGCCGAGTATCGGAGATGGTGAGATTGGTACATTTGAAATCCCAATTCAAGGATCGTTCTCAAGTGGATTAAAAAATTATTATTTATATCTTGCGGTAGGGCAAGAATTGTCAGAGAGGCAGATACTTTTCCCTGTTTATATAGAGCCAGTGGATTTGAGGTTCAGTCTCATCAAGATAGATAAAGCTCCGAAGATAAAGCTCAACAAAAATGAAGATACAAAAACGACATTTACGATAGTGAATAAAAGTAATATCACTTGGACTGCTTTCAATGTAAGTCTTCTAAGTCAGGCAAAAGATTCACTTTTTGTAGATGGTAAAATGATTTCACCTGGAGCAATTCAACCTGGTCAGAGAGCGACATTTGAAGCTTCTTTCAGATCCGGCAATACTGTAGGGCAATTTGAAGAACATTTGAGACTTGTGTTAACTGACTCAAAGGGCGGCAAAGTGTTTTCCAAAACCTCACAAGATTTTGTTTTCCGAATAGATGGGCCAACTACATTGAAATCCGGAGAAAAAATTCTTCTTGCAGGCTCATCGGAAATTCATACTTTAAAGCCAGGGGAGAGTACGTATGCATGGATTGAAATTGAAAATAATACAAATGAAGTTTGGACTAGGGCAGGGGCGGAACATATTTACATTGCAACCCTCAAAGCTCCTTCGATCAAGGTCGGCAATATGTTGATGACCAAAGGCACTATAAAACCAGGGGAAACTACAAAGATATATTTTGATTTGAGAGCTCCGGAAAAAGAAGGTAAATATTTTGTTAATTTTATATTTAGACATAAAGATGTTCGTCTGACGAAAAAACAAATGAGATTTGATTTCATAGTTTCAAAAGATTCGACGGAGGTATATACAGCGCCGACTCGCCAAAACATAGAGGTTGATAATACTAGTATTGGTCAGGATACGATAAGGGTTGCACTACCTTTTGAAGGTAATCCATCTATAACTTCTGATACAAATCTTCGAGTATATGATTCCTCAGGTAAAGATTTGAACAATGGGTCAATTATAAAATCTGGCACAAATCTTACGGTTTCTTATATGAATGGAAAATATGAAGTAGCAATCGGGAACAAAAAAATCACCACAGATAAGTATGTTAGGATAGGTAGTGAAGGTGGAATTTTAAGGATTATAAATTTCTCAAATCCTCCGCTGTGGAATCCGAATTTAAATGATAACGAATATCGTGGGGTACTTGAGGTGCGTGCTATAGATAGTAAACTTATGGTTATAAATGAATTACCGCTCGAGCAATATTTGTACGGAATAGCGGAGGTTTCAAATACCGATCATGTTGAAAAAATAAAAACACTGGCTGTGATCGCGAGAACCTATGCCAAATATTACATAGATCGTCGTGGTACCGCTGAAGTGAAATTCCCAGGTAAGCCATATGATTTGGATTCAAGTCCGGACGTGAGCCAAAAATACCTAGGTTATGGACTCGAAAAACGTTCACCAAAGATCAAAGCTGGAATAGATGCAACACGTGGTGAAGTGGTTACTTATGAGGATAAGATTGTTAAGACTCCGTATTTTAATACGACAGATGGTACCGCGACCAAGAGTGCAGCGGAGGTCTGGGGCTGGAAAAATACACCATATCTTGTATCTGTGCCTGATCCACTTTGTGAATCAAAAACATTTTCAGGTCATGGGGTAGGTCTTAGCGGTTGCGGAGCAACCGCTGCCGCTGAGCGCGGCTACTCATACAAAGACATAATCAAATACTATTATATAGGTGTCGAAATAAAAGATTTATATTAAAGTATGTCAAATTGCTTGAGTGTGTGTGTTTGTGCTAATCTTTCGGCACTAACTTTTTTATATGCTACTTGCAATTAATACATGTCTGCGTCATGTGGAAATCGCACTGATCGATACGGAATCAAATACGGTTATAAAAGAATTTTCAGAAGAATCCGAGAGAAATCACACTGAGAAAGTTTTTGAATTTATTTCAAAGGCACTTGAATTAGGCCCCTCCGATTCTCCAAACGGAATACAGAGCCAAACCTTGACTCCTGATAAAGTCTTGGTAGTTACTGGGCCGGGTGCTTTTACATCGATAAGGGTAGGGGTGGTGACTGCAAATACCATTGCATTTGCAGCTTCTGCAAAAGGAGTAAAGAGTGAGCTTTATGCCATAGATTTGGTGACTCTATTTAAACAGGAAGACAGTGCCAATGCTTTAAATAAACCTATGACTACACTTCCAATTTTCTTAAGTGCAGGTAAATCCGAAATTTACGAATTAAAATCTTTAGACAATTTTGTAAAAAACGATGCGGATAAATTTTTCGAAGAAATCTCTTCAGAATTTTACGGTGATTTGAGCGAAACCCACAAACTTTTACTCAAATACCCTAATCTTTTGAAAAAAAGAAAACTTACATTTGGAGAGGCAGTGTTGCAAATGATAAAAAATGGTACACTTGAAACGCATAAGGTAAAACCGGATGAAAAAGGGATTGCTCAAGTTCTACCTACTTATCTAAAAGAACCAAATATTTCCATATCTACAAAAGGAATTTAATCAAACATGCTTTATATAGTAGCAACACCAATCGGGAACTTAGAAGATATGACTTTTCGCGCGGTTCGTACTCTCAAAGAAGTGGACGTTATTCTTGCGGAAGATACCCGTCATAGTGGGATTCTTTTGAAGCATTATGATATCAAAACTCCTATGACTTC
Coding sequences within it:
- a CDS encoding pyridoxal phosphate-dependent aminotransferase — translated: MDTQKPIHFDGMRKSINQGAVRFMQYGIREIVDTAQQIRERDPNWSIIPENIGDPIPKGWPVPPFLKDLLKDVINDESNKVFGYSHSRGLPETRKWVTQYAKRFSPSSELDYEYVLFTSGLGAAISALYHMFEKGARVLQPTPAYPTHVSLEAYCQQAEGIRYNLDPDNDWQPDVEDMEAQILAHPDVTGLLVINPNNPTGAVYSAETIEKIVQLAEKYGLMIIADEVYFRMVYNGHEHAHITEIAHNRVPLIVMRGMSKDVPWPGGRCGWLEFHNTHLDPSYKAYCESVKKRILMEVCSVTMPQMVAPKVYDHPDYEAWISNYNSELETNGNFIAETLSAVPYLKVNRTNGAFYMMPLFKDGVLNNSQTLPIENDEVRKYIESEVSAEGFPLDKRFCYFVLASTGICVVPASGFFSLCPGFRLTTLDRDPVRAKQTYETLVRVVKEYVESSAS
- a CDS encoding ribonuclease H, whose translation is MSFEIYTDGSCIGNPGPGGWAFIVIDKNAKDDDGSTSGVVHHESGYDKATTNNRMEMMAIIKALEYGVKKKWDKIKIHSDSNLLVSTINLGWKKKANLDLWLEMEKLLSKIKIDISWVKAHDKNIYNNMVDELAFNAASKK
- the trxA gene encoding thioredoxin encodes the protein MAEATFTDANFKETVLKSDKLVVVDFFATWCGPCQMMAPHVEEIAEEMNDIVIGKMDIDANEETPQKYQVMSIPTVVFFKGGEIVGKVVGYQSKEALEERIAEFK
- a CDS encoding SpoIID/LytB domain-containing protein, which gives rise to MKIGSKYILTGILLTLLVAMSQIFVEKGEYINTTNDFISDNGFSVGTIKVEETHHLPERLSASLDGGGSIAYESYDTFLSVWMGAEVPFHALTVSWKEEASDGTTADIWVRTKHIDGSTSEWIKVEKDIDAQSNQEIEAVDEKGAHKYYSFLRTAMSLQIQYKVESSTKDTNITPVISEVEFTYIDAARSAANEDSNQDLVASLQIMPSGTDVKIISRSQWGANEDLRLFKGMGKPKQIDVSEEITSNFGDEIKLQKEIKQNSNGQLFTWPIQYPQSDIKAIFVHHTASQEDAMEDSYAAMRAIYYYHTVTRGWGDIGYNYLIDEDGRIFEGRYGGDKVIGAHTANFNVGTVGVAMIGNYQENEINGGAVEGLVRLLTSLTEKYKLDPIAILKLRGKNVNVISGHRDAGKTVCPGEHVYEKLVSIRQLIKNELEVRGTYKGVISTVRAANGIDFDDIDNRGFVIIGPEEIKTISFRLRNTGSKSWGRNTTLVYRNGDHNIAGFDEVVARLKEPSIGDGEIGTFEIPIQGSFSSGLKNYYLYLAVGQELSERQILFPVYIEPVDLRFSLIKIDKAPKIKLNKNEDTKTTFTIVNKSNITWTAFNVSLLSQAKDSLFVDGKMISPGAIQPGQRATFEASFRSGNTVGQFEEHLRLVLTDSKGGKVFSKTSQDFVFRIDGPTTLKSGEKILLAGSSEIHTLKPGESTYAWIEIENNTNEVWTRAGAEHIYIATLKAPSIKVGNMLMTKGTIKPGETTKIYFDLRAPEKEGKYFVNFIFRHKDVRLTKKQMRFDFIVSKDSTEVYTAPTRQNIEVDNTSIGQDTIRVALPFEGNPSITSDTNLRVYDSSGKDLNNGSIIKSGTNLTVSYMNGKYEVAIGNKKITTDKYVRIGSEGGILRIINFSNPPLWNPNLNDNEYRGVLEVRAIDSKLMVINELPLEQYLYGIAEVSNTDHVEKIKTLAVIARTYAKYYIDRRGTAEVKFPGKPYDLDSSPDVSQKYLGYGLEKRSPKIKAGIDATRGEVVTYEDKIVKTPYFNTTDGTATKSAAEVWGWKNTPYLVSVPDPLCESKTFSGHGVGLSGCGATAAAERGYSYKDIIKYYYIGVEIKDLY